The following are from one region of the Heliangelus exortis chromosome 2, bHelExo1.hap1, whole genome shotgun sequence genome:
- the PLCL2 gene encoding inactive phospholipase C-like protein 2 isoform X1, translated as MAEFGSGGGTGGGGLPSSPGPVQGKVAFKAGDGEGGGGGGGGGRSRFDGAVSRVSNGDCALAGAGDEPGSGPPASPESSSKERGFSTSQQREGKPGIPRRSSIIKDGTKQKRERKKTVSFSSMPTEKKISSASDCINAMVEGSELKKIRSNSRVYHRYFLLDADMQSLRWEPSKKDSEKAKIDIKSIKEVRTGKNTDIFRSNGVYDQISEDCAFSIIYGENYESLDLVANTADVANIWVTGLRYLISYGKHTLDMIESTQDNMRTSWLSQMFSESDVDNLGHIPLCNAVQFIKDLNPGLKTNKIELKFKELHRSKEKTGTVVTKEEFIEVFHELCTRPEIYFLLVQFSSNKEFLDTKDLMMFLEAEQGIAHVTEEISLAIIQKYEPAKEGQKKGCLSIDGFTNYLTSPDCHIFDPEHKKVCQDMKQPLSHYFINSSHNTYLIEDQFRGPSDITGYIRALKMGCRSVELDVWDGPDNEPVIYTGHTMTSQIVFRSVIDIINKYAFFASEYPLILCLENHCSIKQQKVMVQHMKKILGDKLHTQSPNIEESYLPSPESLKGKILIKAKKLSSNCSGLEGDVTDEDEGAEMSQRVGKEGLEQQNSMTGKRFQLCKELSELVSICKSVQFKEFQVSFQLQKYWEVCSFNEVLASKYANENPGDFVNYNKRFLARVFPSPMRIDSSNMNPQDFWKCGCQIVAMNFQTPGLMMDLNIGWFRQNGNCGYVLRPAIMREEVSFFSANTKDTVPGVSPQLLHIKIISGQNFPKPKGSGAKGDVVDPYVYVEIHGIPADCAEQRTKTMHQNGDNPIFDESFEFQINLPELAMVRFVVLDDDYIGDEFIGQYTIPFECLQTGYRHVPLQSLTGEMLAHASLFVHVAITNRRGGGKPHKRGLSVRKGKKSREYASMRTLWIKTIDEVFKNALQPIRDATDLRENMQNAVVSFKELCGLSPVANLVQCILAVSTRLVGPENTPLVVLNLNDQYPTMELQGIVPEVLKKIVTAYDMMIQTVRTLVENTDSLYEKIVQCQKAAMEFHENLHNIGAREGLKERKLQKSVESFTWNITILKGQADLLKYAKNEALENLKQIHYATLSCGLNKPGTENAEISKPRRSLEVIPEKAGDENGE; from the exons GATGGTACGAAACAGAAGCGAGAGCGGAAAAAGACGGTGTCGTTCAGCAGCATGCCGACCGAGAAGAAGATCAGCAGTGCAAGTGACTGCATAAATGCAATGGTTGAAGGTTCTGAGCTCAAAAAGATTCGATCCAATTCCAGGGTATATCACCGGTATTTCCTTTTAGATGCTGATATGCAGTCTCTACGCTGGGAACCTTCAAAAAAGGATTCTGAAAAGGCAAAGATTGATATTAAATCAATCAAAGAAGTAAGAAcgggaaaaaatacagatatttttcgCAGCAATGGAGTATATGACCAGATATCGGAAGATTGTGCGTTTTCAATAATATATGGAGAAAACTACGAGTCACTAGATCTTGTTGCTAACACAGCAGACGTTGCAAATATTTGGGTTACTGGTTTAAGATACCTGATTTCTTATGGGAAGCATACTCTAGATATGATAGAAAGTACTCAAGATAATATGCGGACTTCATGGCTTTCACAGATGTTCAGTGAATCTGATGTAGATAACTTGGGACATATACCCCTGTGCAACGCTGTACAATTTATAAAAGACTTAAATCCTGGattaaaaactaataaaattGAACTGAAATTCAAAGAGTTGCATAGATCTAAGGAAAAAACTGGTACTGTAGTAACAAAAGAAGAATTTATTGAAGTTTTTCATGAGCTTTGTACCAGACCtgaaatttatttcctcttggTTCAGTTTTCAAGCAATAAAGAATTCCTAGATACCAAGGACCTCATGATGTTTTTAGAAGCTGAGCAGGGTATAGCACATGTCACAGAAGAAATAAGCCTTGCAATTATTCAGAAATACGAGCCAGCCAAAGAGGGCCAGAAAAAGGGTTGTCTTTCTATAGATGGGTTTACAAATTATCTtacttcaccagactgccacaTATTTGATCCAGAACATAAAAAAGTTTGTCAGGATATGAAACAACCTTTATcacattattttataaattcatCTCATAACACATACTTGATAGAAGATCAGTTTCGAGGGCCTTCTGACATCACAGGTTACATTCGCGCTCTTAAAATGGGCTGTCGAAGCGTTGAACTGGATGTGTGGGATGGTCCAGATAATGAGCCTGTGATTTACACAGGGCATACAATGACATCACAGATTGTCTTCCGTAGTGTGATTGACATTATTAACAAGTATGcattttttgcttcagaatACCCTCTTATTTTGTGTTTAGAAAATCATTGTTCTATTAAGCAACAGAAAGTAATGGTGCAacacatgaagaaaattttGGGGGACAAGCTACATACGCAGTCTCCAAACATTGAGGAGTCTTATCTTCCATCACCAGAATCACTGAAAGGGAAAATACTAATTAAAGCAAAGAAGCTTTCCTCTAATTGTTCTGGACTAGAGGGAGATGTTACAGATGAAGATGAAGGAGCAGAAATGTCACAGAgagtggggaaggaggggtTAGAACAGCAAAACTCGATGACAGGGAAACGattccagctctgcaaagaaCTCTCTGAGTTGGTAAGCATATGTAAGTCAGTTCAGTTCAAAGAGTTTCAAGTTTCATTTCAGCTCCAGAAGTACTGGGAAGTGTGCTCATTTAATGAAGTGCTTGCTAGCAAGTACGCCAATGAAAACCCTGGAGACTTTGTTAATTATAACAAACGTTTTCTTGCAAGAGTTTTCCCTAGTCCAATGAGGATTGACTCTAGCAATATGAATCCCCAGGACTTTTGGAAATGTGGTTGTCAGATAGTAGCAATGAACTTTCAAACACCTGGCTTAATGATGGATCTTAACATTGGTTGGTTTCGACAAAATGGGAACTGTGGCTATGTTCTGCGTCCTGCTATCATGAGAGAAGAAGTATCTTTCTTTAGTGCAAATACGAAAGACACCGTGCCTGGAGTTTCACCTCAGCTGCTTCATATTAAAATCATCAGTGGGCAAAATTTTCCTAAACCCAAAGGATCAGGTGCCAAAGGCGATGTTGTGGATCCTTATGTCTATGTTGAGATACATGGAATCCCTGCTGACTGTGCAGAGCAAAGGACGAAAACTATGCATCAGAATGGGGACAACCCAATTTTTGATGAAAGTTTTGAGTTTCAAATAAATTTACCAGAACTAGCTATGGTGCGTTTTGTAGTACTGGATGATGATTACATTGGGGATGAGTTTATTGGGCAGTACACGATTCCCTTTGAGTGTCTACAGACTGGTTATCGGCACGTTCCTCTGCAGTCCTTAACTGGTGAAATGCTAGCACATGCTTCCTTGTTTGTGCATGTGGCCATTACTAATCGAAGGGGTGGTGGGAAACCTCATAAGCGGGGCCTCTCTGTGAGGAAGGGCAAGAAATCAAGGGAATATGCTTCTATGAGAACGTTATGGATTAAAACAATAGATGAAGTGTTCAAGAACGCTCTCCAACCCATACGGGATGCCACGGATTTGAGAGAAAATATGCAG aATGCAGTAGTTTCATTCAAAGAATTATGTGGCCTCTCTCCTGTAGCAAATCTTGTGCAGTGCATTTTGGCAGTGTCAACGCGCTTGGTTGGGCCTGAAAATACCCCCTTGGTAGTGCTGAATCTCAATGATCAGTATCCGACTATGGAGCTCCAAGGGATTGTTCCAGAGGTCTTGAAAAAGATTGTAACAGCATATGACATG ATGATTCAGACTGTCAGGACTCTGGTTGAAAATACAGATAGCTTATATGAGAAGATAGTACAGTGTCAGAAAGCAG CAATGGAGTTCCATGAAAACCTGCACAATATAGGAGCAAGAGAAGgcttaaaagaaagaaaactacaaaaatCAGTGGAGAGTTTTACATGGAACATTACAATTTTAAAG GGACAAGCTGATCTTCTCAAATATGCTAAAAATGAAGCACTGGAGAATCTGAAACAAATCCATTATGCCACTCTTTCATGTGGACTTAATAAGCCAggcactgaaaatgcagaaatctcAAAGCCCCGCCGAAGTCTGGAGGTCATACCTGAAAAAGCAGGTGATGAAAATGGAGAATGA